In Hirschia baltica ATCC 49814, the genomic stretch ATGCTTCCACAGGCTTGGGCATACCACCGTCAGAACGTGATCTTACCAGCTATGATGTTGTCATAGACGGCGCAGAGATACGTGCAGCTTGCAAAGAGACGGTTATACCAAGGCTTCACATCATTCCTGGAGATGAAAACCTCTCTGGTGTTGAGACGAAACTGTCTGATGATCCACGCCGGTCTTATCGTTTTAAAGACGCTATGGATGCATATAGAGATGCAGCGGCAAATGGCGAATGCGATGAATATGATTTCGTTTTAATTGATTGCCCGCCATCTCTTAGCTCTCTAACGATAAACGCCATGACTGGCTGTGATGCGGTTCTTGTGCCATTGCAGTGTGAGTTTTTTGCGATGGAAGGTTTGAGTCAATTGCTACGCACTGTTGAAGTTGTACGCGGTG encodes the following:
- a CDS encoding ParA family protein, with amino-acid sequence MSTRIIAVANQKGGVGKTTTSINLGTALAAAGRKVLLIDFDPQGNASTGLGIPPSERDLTSYDVVIDGAEIRAACKETVIPRLHIIPGDENLSGVETKLSDDPRRSYRFKDAMDAYRDAAANGECDEYDFVLIDCPPSLSSLTINAMTGCDAVLVPLQCEFFAMEGLSQLLRTVEVVRGALNAELEIQGIVLTMYDKRQAQSAQVEADVRSFFGSKVYETVIPRNVRLSEAPGFGKPALLYDHKCSGSEAYIKLASEVIQRERERA